A window from Zingiber officinale cultivar Zhangliang chromosome 7A, Zo_v1.1, whole genome shotgun sequence encodes these proteins:
- the LOC122000988 gene encoding nuclear pore complex protein NUP155-like isoform X2, whose translation MSPSASAGMSPAASTSRRLSKPRSMLASPYSTLPKEEKRKFFGGVYLGCFCRKIILCEALSRGGVAEACSVVKRVGSNIYTGVEGRLSLEIIYLHLEMAASQCMNILQTGLIIRARALLAACKVEPKPALSTYDQLLSYGTILPLPNLKLRCLRSVLAVLCEWVGSVFAHTLGTTAVGASPILGGLLLLRHTAIINQGARDKITSLANGHTVSLREGFRSIT comes from the exons ATGTCACCGAGCGCATCGGCAGGGATGTCGCCGGCCGCCTCGACCTCGAGGAGGCTATCGAAGCCTCGCTCTATGCTAGCCTCCCCCTACTCCACCCTCCCCAAAGAG gagaaaaggaaattttttggaGGAGTATATTTAGGTTGCTTCTGTAGAAAG ATTATTCTGTGTGAAGCTCTTTCTAGAGGTGGAGTTGCAGAAGCATGTTCTGTAGTAAAGAGGGTCGGTTCAAATATCTATACTGGAGTGGAGGGTCGCTTGTCTTTAGAGATTATTTATCTTCATCTTGAAATGGCTGCTTCG CAATGTATGAATATTCTACAAACAGGCCTCATCATACGTGCTAGAGCCCTTCTTGCTGCTTGTAAGGTTGAACCAAAGCCTGCATTAAGCACATATGATCAGCTTTTATCATATGGAACTATTTTACCTTTGCCAAACCTGAAACTTCGCTGTCTGAGATCTGTTCTTGCTGTACTCTGTGAGTGGGTTGGGTCTGTATTTGCACATACATTAGGGACCACAGCTGTTGGCGCTTCTCCAATCCTTGGTGGATTACTCTTGTTACGACATACAGCAATCATCAACCAAGGAGCTCGAGATAAGATAACCAGTTTAGCAAATGG GCATACGGTCTCGTTACGTGAAGGGTTTAGGTCCATTACCTAA
- the LOC122000988 gene encoding nuclear pore complex protein NUP155-like isoform X1 has translation MSPSASAGMSPAASTSRRLSKPRSMLASPYSTLPKEISNHGLHFCRVAVCRFTDITTMTIQIILCEALSRGGVAEACSVVKRVGSNIYTGVEGRLSLEIIYLHLEMAASQCMNILQTGLIIRARALLAACKVEPKPALSTYDQLLSYGTILPLPNLKLRCLRSVLAVLCEWVGSVFAHTLGTTAVGASPILGGLLLLRHTAIINQGARDKITSLANGHTVSLREGFRSIT, from the exons ATGTCACCGAGCGCATCGGCAGGGATGTCGCCGGCCGCCTCGACCTCGAGGAGGCTATCGAAGCCTCGCTCTATGCTAGCCTCCCCCTACTCCACCCTCCCCAAAGAG ATTTCCAATCATGGACTTCACTTCTGTCGAGTTGCAGTTTGTAGATTCACTGATATTACTACTATGACAATCCAG ATTATTCTGTGTGAAGCTCTTTCTAGAGGTGGAGTTGCAGAAGCATGTTCTGTAGTAAAGAGGGTCGGTTCAAATATCTATACTGGAGTGGAGGGTCGCTTGTCTTTAGAGATTATTTATCTTCATCTTGAAATGGCTGCTTCG CAATGTATGAATATTCTACAAACAGGCCTCATCATACGTGCTAGAGCCCTTCTTGCTGCTTGTAAGGTTGAACCAAAGCCTGCATTAAGCACATATGATCAGCTTTTATCATATGGAACTATTTTACCTTTGCCAAACCTGAAACTTCGCTGTCTGAGATCTGTTCTTGCTGTACTCTGTGAGTGGGTTGGGTCTGTATTTGCACATACATTAGGGACCACAGCTGTTGGCGCTTCTCCAATCCTTGGTGGATTACTCTTGTTACGACATACAGCAATCATCAACCAAGGAGCTCGAGATAAGATAACCAGTTTAGCAAATGG GCATACGGTCTCGTTACGTGAAGGGTTTAGGTCCATTACCTAA
- the LOC122000989 gene encoding dof zinc finger protein DOF3.1-like: METSNAYYQTMAAGHGVEETAARCAKTQQLQQAQERKLRLSPTEQALQCPRCASTNTKFCYYNNYSLSQPRHFCKGCRRYWTQGGSLRNVPVRGGCRKHKKHSSSSSSSSSSSTSKKASSEQDLSSSITALVPPPNLYFAGQPPTKQLVGTSGFLDMLRSGSVDSAAAVGGGGAAAGHSSFGSVYCGGEETAELWFENTQAASPSTINNYLTWQDAAGSILLDCSWSGNAAVGNSWQGLINTSLL, translated from the exons ATGGAGACTTCTAACGCTTACTACCAG ACAATGGCAGCAGGACATGGAGTCGAGGAAACAGCAGCGAGATGCGCTAAGACCCAACAGCTACAGCAAGCACAAGAGAGAAAACTGAGGCTTTCTCCCACAGAGCAAGCCCTGCAGTGCCCTAGGTGTGCCTCCACCAACACCAAGTTCTGCTACTACAACAACTACAGCCTCTCCCAGCCCAGGCACTTCTGCAAGGGCTGCAGGAGGTACTGGACTCAAGGAGGCTCCCTCAGAAACGTCCCTGTGCGTGGTGGTTGCAGAAAGCACAAGAAacattcatcatcttcttcttcatcatcctCCTCTTCCACTTCCAAGAAGGCATCATCGGAGCAGGATCTCAGTAGCAGCATCACTGCCCTAGTCCCTCCGCCAAACCTGTATTTTGCTGGCCAGCCACCGACCAAGCAGTTGGTGGGCACTAGTGGTTTTCTAGATATGCTAAGGAGTGGGTCGGTGGACAGTGCAGCTGCTGTTGGTGGTGGTGGTGCTGCTGCTGGCCATAGCAGCTTTGGCAGCGTGTACTGTGGTGGGGAGGAGACTGCAGAGTTGTGGTTCGAGAATACTCAAGCTGCAAGCCCTTCCACTATCAACAACTATCTGACATGGCAGGATGCAGCAGGGAGCATATTGTTGGATTGCAGCTGGAGTGGTAATGCAGCTGTTGGCAATTCTTGGCAGGGGTTGATCAATACCTCTCTGCTGTGA
- the LOC122000988 gene encoding nuclear pore complex protein NUP155-like isoform X3 translates to MSPSASAGMSPAASTSRRLSKPRSMLASPYSTLPKEIILCEALSRGGVAEACSVVKRVGSNIYTGVEGRLSLEIIYLHLEMAASQCMNILQTGLIIRARALLAACKVEPKPALSTYDQLLSYGTILPLPNLKLRCLRSVLAVLCEWVGSVFAHTLGTTAVGASPILGGLLLLRHTAIINQGARDKITSLANGHTVSLREGFRSIT, encoded by the exons ATGTCACCGAGCGCATCGGCAGGGATGTCGCCGGCCGCCTCGACCTCGAGGAGGCTATCGAAGCCTCGCTCTATGCTAGCCTCCCCCTACTCCACCCTCCCCAAAGAG ATTATTCTGTGTGAAGCTCTTTCTAGAGGTGGAGTTGCAGAAGCATGTTCTGTAGTAAAGAGGGTCGGTTCAAATATCTATACTGGAGTGGAGGGTCGCTTGTCTTTAGAGATTATTTATCTTCATCTTGAAATGGCTGCTTCG CAATGTATGAATATTCTACAAACAGGCCTCATCATACGTGCTAGAGCCCTTCTTGCTGCTTGTAAGGTTGAACCAAAGCCTGCATTAAGCACATATGATCAGCTTTTATCATATGGAACTATTTTACCTTTGCCAAACCTGAAACTTCGCTGTCTGAGATCTGTTCTTGCTGTACTCTGTGAGTGGGTTGGGTCTGTATTTGCACATACATTAGGGACCACAGCTGTTGGCGCTTCTCCAATCCTTGGTGGATTACTCTTGTTACGACATACAGCAATCATCAACCAAGGAGCTCGAGATAAGATAACCAGTTTAGCAAATGG GCATACGGTCTCGTTACGTGAAGGGTTTAGGTCCATTACCTAA